The Pectobacterium parmentieri genome segment CCCATGCACACCCCCAATCTGTGGCGGTTTTCAATAGCCGCCACACCGTTCTGTCTGTCTGAGAAATCCTTATGCCCAACCACGAGAACCTGCGAGAGATACAGGCGTCGCTGTCAGTATTGCCGGATAGCCTGCACCAGCGCGTCATTGACTACATTGAACAACTGATCCAATACGAACCCGTCATCGGCATTATGGGGAAGACCGGTGCGGGTAAATCCAGTTTATGTAATGCGCTATTTCAGGGGGACGTGTCCCCAGTCAGTGATAGCCGTGCCTGTACGCGACACGCTCTTACGTTCCGGTTGTCATCGGGGCAACGCAGCATTTTGTTTGTTGATTTACCCGGTGTCGGTGAGAGTGAGGAGCGGGACCGTGACTATGCTGCGCTCTATCAGCACTGGCTACCCCGCGTTGATATTGTGCTCTGGTTGCTCAAGGCCGATGACCGAGCACTCTCCGTTGACCAGCATATCTATCGCACCGTTATCGGTGAGCGCTACCGTGACAAGATACTGTTTGTCCTGAATCAAGTCGATAAACTGGAGCCCAGTCACGAATGGGACCGGGAGTCACAGCAACCCTCATTAAAGCAGTCCGGTAATATCTATGCCCGGCGCGTCGCCGTGCGTTCCACTTTCTTTCCGACCCATCCGGTCTGCGCCGTATCGGTAAAAACCAACTGGGGCATGGCGACGATGGTGGAGACGCTGTTTCAGTGTTTACCGCCAAAGGCCAGTAGTCCGCTGTCAGCCCGCTTACAGCCCGACTGGCGTTCAGTGGCTATTGATAACCGGGCTCGGGATGATTTTGCCCAGTCGGTCGGCGACGTACTTGATAGCGTGATTACGCTACCTGTCGTCCCTGTGCCGCTAAAAATACTTATCGGCGGCCTCAAACAAACGGTGGTGTCACTCGCCCGTTCATTGTGGTCACTGCTGTTCTAGGCAATACCTATGCTTTCCCATCCCGTCCGGCCCTGTCGCTTTTGCGCCAGGGCTTTTATTTATTCTTTTTCTGAGGACATTCCTATGGTTCGGTTAACGTGACTCGTCGTGGTGGCAGAAACCATGCTGGCGACATGCCAGTGATTGAGGAACTTCGTGTTATCACTCTGTAACCACATGGACAGGGTGTGTCCGACCGTTAGCGTTTACCCTCATAGCCTGTTTACCTCAATGGCCCCTCAGGCCGCATCCCACCAGCTTTCTTACTGAAAATAAAAATATTTTTCACAGTGTCCATACCCTGACCACGCCCCTCTTTAAAGTAATCAAAGGACTTTCATTCCGTTAACTGCCTCAGGAGGCTGCACCATGACACAGGCTGACCGCCGATATGACCGGCTGGCCGTCAGGCTGTCATTGATAATCAGCCGATTACTGGCGGGCGAAACACTGAGCGTCAGAAAACTGGCGGCAGAGTTCGGCGTCTCTACTCGTACCTTACGGCGAGATTTCCGTGAACGGCTGATGTATCTCGACCTGGAATACCGCAACGGCCTTTGCCGTTTGCCGGAGCACCATAACCCGGCACGGCATGGGCAGGATGTGCTGATGTTTGTCCGACAGACCGGGATGGGAAACGTGTTTCCCGGTCTGGATAACCGGTTGGTTAACACCCTGCTGGACAGCGGTGAGGACGCACCCTGTCTGGTCTGGCATCCGCCCCAGCGCGGTACGCCGACACTGCCGGGGCATTTTTACCGTCTGACCAGAGCGATTGGCGAGCAGCTACGCGTCACGATTCTGGCCGACGGTCAGCGCTATGACGGATTATCGCCTTACCGGCTTATCTGCCTGTATGGCGAGTGGTATCTGGTGGCCGAGTCGCTGGGGCATCTTCTGGTCCTGCCGCTGCATGAGATTCATGGGGTGACGGTGTCCACCGAATCATTCCCGCGCCGCGATGACATCTGCCACCTGACCACACAATCCGACTTCATCACGGCATTGCCGCATTTTCGCTTTATTCACGACGTACTCACCACCTTCGGCACGTCTCCGACTACATAAATCAGGGACGCGATGCCAACACCAGAGAAAACCAGAAAGACGGATAAAAAAGGACAGTACCCGTAGCGGCACACAGAGGCCGTTACCGGACAGTTCAGTGAAGGACCACTCCAGACGTCACAGGCAGACACCGTTCTACCTGGACGATTTTCATAATGACTTCAACATAAAGGATACGATGATGTTTACCTACCTTCCGGGCAAACGGGGATGGCTGATAATCGGGCTACTGGCAACCTTCTCCGCTCAGGCAGAAACCGAGCTTCCTGCTCAGGTCACCTGGCTTACCTTCAAAAGGCTTGGCTGGACCAACCCTGACGGGCTGAGTGATGACCAGTTAATCCGCATGACCTATAAAGGCAGAACGATTTTTAACTATCCCTGGACTGAGCAGTTTTTTGTCAGAGATGGCTACGGGCCACTGTTTCTGGCGAATAAAAAGGCCAAAACCCTTTCTCGGGTCAATATGAAAACGCGGTCAAAAACATCAGGTGACCTGGAGGTGGTCTATCGTGGTAACAAAACCAGCAACTGTACCTATGAAATTACCGACACAAAGGTCTATTTCAACGCCAATTTTGCCGACGGCAAGCCCGAGCAGCCGACGTTATTGCTGAGCATTCCAGAAAAGTGTATCGACCAGAAAAAGATGGCGGAAATTAAGGCACAGAAACGTGAACAGGAGCAGAAACTGGGTAAATGGCTGGCAGACGGCTTCAACAAAGAGCACCACCGCCGTTACGGCTACTGACCCTGAGACGTGTCCATTCACACAGAGGAACTCGCATGAAACACATTCATTCACTTCTGCTCGCTGGCGCACTGTTGTTGCCGTTATCCGTACAGGCCGTACCGAACCTGTGGAGTACCGACTCCGGTCAGGGTGTCACCGAATATCGGATAGCCAACACCGAGGGCAGCGTCTTTACCGTTAACTGCACCGGCAACCCTGACGAGGACCACACGCTGCAACACAGCGTGGCGGTGTCGCCCGTAGGTGGTAAGGGTGCTGATTCCCATTTTTCCACCGAGGTGTCTATCGTCGTCGTTATCGATGACCAGCAGTACGGTATTCCGTCCTCGTTAGGATGGCGTAATGCCGATAATGCCTGGTTCGCGTTTATTGAGGCGATTGGCAGCACAACGCAGTTCGATGTTTATCTCAATGACCGGCATGTAGGTGCCTGGGAACCCAAGCAGAAAAACGTGCAGAAGGTGCTGGCTGATATCGCGTCGTGCGTCACAACACGCCGGGAATAATCGGGAGAGGTAACCCATGCCCATTATTGCCATCATCGTTATTGTCGTGGTTGTCATTGTCTTAAGTAAAACCGGTATCTCGGACAGCCTTATTGGCCTGGTTATCGCCACCGTTGCAGGGTTGCTCACCGGCAGCGGAACCGCAGGCATTGCCAGCGTGGCGCTGACACCGTTTCTGGGTATCCCGATAGGGCTGTTTATCGGTGTAACCGTATTCGCCAAAGTACTGCGATGGTTTTCCCGACGCTAGTGATAGCGTTAACTACTCAACGTTAGTCCATTCCCGCCCCTGTTGCTCACGCAGCGGGGGCGTTTTATTTATTAAGGAATCAATATCATGTCATCCCTTTTATCTTCCCCACCAATGCCAAGTCGAGAACAGCGCATCATCCAGATGGCACTGTGCCTGCTAGAAAAGCGCGTGCGTAAAAATGCGCGGCAGTTCAAAACCTCGGAAGACACCAAAAGCTGGTTAATGCTG includes the following:
- a CDS encoding GTPase family protein, which codes for MPNHENLREIQASLSVLPDSLHQRVIDYIEQLIQYEPVIGIMGKTGAGKSSLCNALFQGDVSPVSDSRACTRHALTFRLSSGQRSILFVDLPGVGESEERDRDYAALYQHWLPRVDIVLWLLKADDRALSVDQHIYRTVIGERYRDKILFVLNQVDKLEPSHEWDRESQQPSLKQSGNIYARRVAVRSTFFPTHPVCAVSVKTNWGMATMVETLFQCLPPKASSPLSARLQPDWRSVAIDNRARDDFAQSVGDVLDSVITLPVVPVPLKILIGGLKQTVVSLARSLWSLLF
- a CDS encoding DeoR family transcriptional regulator, which translates into the protein MTQADRRYDRLAVRLSLIISRLLAGETLSVRKLAAEFGVSTRTLRRDFRERLMYLDLEYRNGLCRLPEHHNPARHGQDVLMFVRQTGMGNVFPGLDNRLVNTLLDSGEDAPCLVWHPPQRGTPTLPGHFYRLTRAIGEQLRVTILADGQRYDGLSPYRLICLYGEWYLVAESLGHLLVLPLHEIHGVTVSTESFPRRDDICHLTTQSDFITALPHFRFIHDVLTTFGTSPTT
- a CDS encoding membrane protein; translated protein: MPIIAIIVIVVVVIVLSKTGISDSLIGLVIATVAGLLTGSGTAGIASVALTPFLGIPIGLFIGVTVFAKVLRWFSRR